In a single window of the Agromyces sp. H17E-10 genome:
- the mutM gene encoding bifunctional DNA-formamidopyrimidine glycosylase/DNA-(apurinic or apyrimidinic site) lyase, with amino-acid sequence MPELPEVEVVRSGLAPALTGAVISGVEVLDRRSLKRHDPTIGDFERLLTGARVAAAVRRGKFLWLPLDGERAIVGHLGMSGQMLLRTPEHPGDDRHARVRLHVEHPEHGELRVDFVDQRIFGSLAVDRMLPTSDGQIAGFSASVTGEWARSIPSQVAHIARDPLDPAFSESAFAARLARRDTGIKRVLLDQGVVSGIGNIYADETLWAVRLHPEQPASSLSLRRVNELLAAVRDVLGRALVEGGTSFDAQYVNVNGASGYFAHSLNAYGQTGEPCARCGTPIVREPFMNRSSHLCPKCQRRR; translated from the coding sequence GTGCCCGAACTCCCCGAGGTCGAAGTCGTCCGCTCCGGACTCGCGCCCGCACTGACGGGCGCGGTGATCTCCGGGGTCGAGGTGCTCGACCGGCGGTCGCTGAAGCGCCACGACCCGACGATCGGCGACTTCGAGCGCCTGCTCACGGGTGCCCGGGTCGCGGCGGCGGTGCGTCGCGGAAAGTTCCTGTGGCTGCCCCTCGACGGCGAACGAGCGATCGTCGGCCACCTCGGCATGAGCGGGCAGATGCTGCTGCGCACCCCCGAGCACCCCGGCGACGACCGCCATGCGCGCGTGCGGCTGCATGTCGAACACCCCGAGCACGGGGAGCTGCGGGTCGACTTCGTCGACCAGCGCATCTTCGGCTCGCTCGCCGTCGACCGCATGCTGCCCACGTCCGACGGGCAGATCGCGGGATTCTCCGCATCGGTGACGGGGGAGTGGGCGCGGTCCATCCCCAGTCAGGTTGCGCACATCGCGCGCGATCCCCTCGATCCGGCGTTCTCGGAATCGGCGTTCGCGGCCCGGCTCGCCCGACGCGACACGGGCATCAAGCGCGTGCTGCTCGATCAGGGCGTCGTGAGCGGCATCGGCAACATCTACGCCGACGAAACGCTCTGGGCGGTGCGGCTGCATCCCGAGCAGCCCGCGTCGTCACTCAGCCTGCGCCGGGTGAACGAACTGCTCGCCGCCGTGCGCGACGTGCTCGGCCGAGCTCTCGTCGAGGGCGGCACGAGCTTCGACGCGCAGTACGTGAACGTGAACGGGGCGTCGGGCTACTTCGCGCACTCGCTCAACGCCTATGGGCAGACTGGCGAGCCCTGTGCGCGGTGCGGCACCCCGATCGTGCGCGAACCGTTCATGAACCGGTCGAGCCATCTCTGCCCGAAGTGCCAGCGACGGCGCTGA
- a CDS encoding GNAT family N-acetyltransferase codes for MPVEVREVAIPASLGTPESTEFERVVELQTEIEVERWGDDRFAYTAPELLALYRDEYLPRRVFAAWDGDRCVGRATVWWEADPAAVRGDIVIEVAPDRRRSGLGSALLERAEAVVHDLGRDVFGMFVDLPIAAAEQPGEGLRAPQGDASIPADLPGVRFAQHHGYTLRQLERQSGLTVAGRLDEFRDAAGRREAEASAYRLVGWVDRTPEDLVESYAAARARMALDVPAGGLTLDEEHWDAARVRAHEDRALEGGRMLLVQAAVAADGSVAGYTELELPPGKPVAYQSDTLVVAAHRGHGLGLRVKLANLVRLIEVAPERTDVYTWNADENEHMLAINVALGFEVRGLSAEWQRG; via the coding sequence ATGCCCGTCGAGGTCCGCGAGGTCGCGATCCCCGCGTCACTCGGCACTCCCGAGTCGACCGAGTTCGAACGAGTGGTCGAGCTCCAGACCGAGATCGAGGTCGAGCGCTGGGGCGACGACCGGTTCGCCTACACCGCGCCCGAGCTGCTCGCCCTGTACCGCGACGAGTACCTTCCGCGGCGGGTCTTCGCCGCGTGGGACGGCGACCGCTGCGTCGGACGCGCCACCGTCTGGTGGGAGGCCGACCCCGCCGCCGTGCGCGGCGACATCGTGATCGAGGTCGCACCCGACCGCCGCCGGTCCGGCCTCGGCTCCGCGCTCCTCGAGCGCGCCGAGGCGGTCGTCCACGACCTCGGCCGCGACGTCTTCGGGATGTTCGTCGACCTGCCCATCGCGGCGGCTGAACAACCCGGCGAAGGCCTGCGCGCGCCGCAGGGAGACGCCTCGATCCCAGCCGATCTGCCAGGAGTGCGCTTCGCGCAGCACCACGGCTACACGCTTCGCCAGCTCGAGCGGCAGAGCGGGCTGACCGTCGCGGGTCGCCTCGACGAGTTCCGCGACGCAGCCGGGCGGCGCGAGGCCGAGGCATCCGCGTATCGGCTCGTCGGTTGGGTCGATCGGACCCCCGAGGACCTCGTCGAGAGCTACGCGGCCGCCCGTGCGAGGATGGCGCTCGACGTGCCCGCCGGCGGTCTCACGCTCGACGAGGAGCACTGGGATGCGGCGCGTGTGCGCGCCCACGAGGACCGCGCCCTCGAGGGCGGGCGGATGCTCCTCGTGCAGGCCGCGGTCGCCGCGGACGGATCCGTCGCCGGGTACACCGAGCTCGAGCTGCCGCCCGGCAAGCCCGTCGCCTACCAGTCCGACACGCTCGTGGTCGCCGCGCACCGCGGGCACGGTCTCGGCCTTCGGGTGAAGCTCGCGAACCTCGTGCGGCTCATCGAGGTCGCCCCCGAGCGCACCGACGTCTACACCTGGAACGCGGACGAGAACGAGCACATGCTCGCGATCAACGTGGCGCTCGGGTTCGAGGTGCGGGGCTTGTCGGCGGAATGGCAGCGCGGCTGA
- the smc gene encoding chromosome segregation protein SMC: MYLKSLTLKGFKSFAQPTTFAFEPGVTCIVGPNGSGKSNVVDSLAWVMGEQGAKTLRGGKMEDVIFAGTSTRGPLGRAEVSLTIDNTDGALPIEYTEVTISRTLFRNGTSEYAINGDQCRLLDVQELLSDSGLGREMHVIVGQGQLDQVLRATPEDRRGFIEEAAGILKHRRRKEKTLRKLDAMQTNLTRLSDLAGEIRRQLKPLGRQAEVAREAATIAAVVRDAKARLLADEVVGLRRALEEHGKSEHERHAERLVLQERLEQHQMKVTALEQAQGGDDVDRARSTSFALEQAQSKLRSLDSLARQRIALLEGASDDTDAAPSVTREMIDAAVAELEGLRDGIGAAASSLDLAHETTMRTRAELDAVDQEIARQSAQVSAYDLELSKLSGQADSAASKLAAVRGEVLRHANALEASAGRREAAAAALAEAEAAAGIEESAETDLDEAYELAQAAVFESEAEIERIREELHGREREHGALSARTQALSLALDQKDGSAALVAARVDGVRGLLAESMQVEPGFEAAIAAALGSLADAVLVDDREAAYRALDRAEQGELGRVALAVAEPGRASAVDAVSVEGLTPAASVVTAPAGVRGLLAEVLVADDLAAARAAEPALAALDRPVTVITRDGTVIGRFVVRGGSGRKQSRIELIAERDRAAARLEEVRGEIERSRAELAEQRQLVEQSKEQSKRALAALREFDAQLAQRTERLNRARVQAEAAEAESERLQQAAANAEERVAEAERAADEAKAAVEAARAVPRPVLDVSVRDGALASVETAREAEVEAKLKLETAKERVRAEEARIRAMETQFDQERRAAEEAARRAVIRRAQLDAARRVAGALPPALASVDASVAEARVALGRAEAERASRNEELQSVRREEAAVRERLQSVTEDVHGLELRIYEKKLHVTGLVERAESELGLDETVLIAEYGPEQPVPAETEDGEDVPFRREEQQRRLAVAERKYAQLGRVNPLALEEFAALEQRHQFLSEQLTDLANTRKDLLTIIEEIDGKMESIFRSAFDDTKAAFAEVFPVLFPGGAGSISLTNPDDMLTTGIEVSVKPAGKKIERLSLLSGGERSLAAVALLMAIFKARPSPFYIMDEVEAALDDANLGRLLTTFESLRDASQLIVITHQKRTMEIADALYGVSMRQDGVSAVVGQRVREEREERAS, from the coding sequence GTGTACCTGAAGAGCCTGACGCTCAAGGGCTTCAAGTCCTTCGCACAACCGACGACCTTCGCCTTCGAGCCCGGCGTGACCTGCATCGTCGGTCCGAACGGCTCGGGCAAGTCGAACGTCGTCGACTCCCTCGCCTGGGTCATGGGGGAGCAGGGGGCGAAGACGCTCCGCGGCGGCAAGATGGAGGACGTCATCTTCGCGGGCACCTCGACCCGCGGCCCGCTCGGCCGCGCCGAGGTGAGCCTCACGATCGACAACACCGACGGCGCCCTGCCGATCGAGTACACCGAGGTCACGATCTCACGCACCCTCTTCCGCAACGGCACGAGCGAGTACGCCATCAACGGCGACCAGTGCCGCCTGCTCGACGTGCAGGAGCTGCTCAGCGACTCGGGTCTCGGGCGCGAGATGCACGTCATCGTCGGCCAGGGCCAGCTCGACCAGGTGCTGCGCGCGACGCCCGAGGACCGCCGCGGCTTCATCGAGGAGGCTGCGGGCATCCTCAAGCACCGACGTCGCAAGGAGAAGACCCTCCGCAAGCTCGATGCGATGCAGACGAATCTCACGCGCCTCTCCGACCTCGCCGGCGAGATCCGGCGGCAGCTCAAGCCGCTCGGCCGTCAGGCCGAGGTCGCCCGCGAGGCTGCCACGATCGCCGCCGTCGTGCGCGATGCGAAGGCGCGCCTGCTCGCGGACGAGGTCGTGGGCCTTCGCCGCGCCCTCGAAGAGCACGGGAAGAGCGAGCACGAACGCCATGCCGAGCGGCTCGTGCTGCAGGAGCGGCTCGAACAGCACCAGATGAAGGTGACGGCGCTCGAGCAGGCCCAGGGCGGCGACGACGTCGACCGCGCCCGCTCCACGAGCTTCGCGCTCGAGCAGGCGCAGTCGAAGCTGCGGTCGCTCGATTCGCTCGCCCGCCAGCGCATCGCCCTCCTCGAGGGCGCGTCAGACGACACGGATGCCGCTCCGAGCGTCACCCGCGAGATGATCGACGCGGCAGTCGCCGAGCTCGAGGGCTTGCGCGACGGCATCGGCGCCGCGGCATCCTCGCTCGACCTCGCCCACGAGACGACGATGCGCACGCGGGCGGAACTCGACGCGGTCGACCAGGAGATCGCGCGCCAGTCGGCGCAGGTGTCGGCCTACGACCTCGAGCTCTCGAAGCTGTCGGGTCAGGCCGACTCGGCCGCCTCGAAGCTCGCCGCGGTGCGCGGCGAGGTGCTGCGCCACGCGAACGCGCTCGAGGCGTCTGCGGGGCGGCGCGAAGCCGCCGCCGCGGCGCTCGCCGAAGCCGAGGCGGCGGCCGGAATCGAGGAGTCCGCCGAGACCGACCTCGACGAGGCGTACGAGCTCGCGCAGGCCGCCGTGTTCGAGAGCGAGGCGGAGATCGAGCGGATCCGCGAGGAGCTGCACGGCCGCGAACGCGAGCACGGCGCCCTCAGCGCGCGGACCCAGGCGCTCTCGCTCGCCCTCGACCAGAAGGACGGCTCCGCCGCTCTCGTCGCCGCCCGCGTCGACGGCGTCCGCGGACTGCTCGCCGAGTCGATGCAGGTCGAACCCGGGTTCGAGGCGGCGATCGCCGCGGCACTGGGGTCGCTCGCCGACGCAGTCCTCGTCGACGACCGCGAGGCCGCGTATCGGGCGCTCGATCGCGCCGAGCAGGGCGAGCTGGGGCGCGTCGCGCTCGCGGTCGCCGAGCCGGGCCGCGCCTCCGCGGTCGACGCCGTCTCCGTCGAGGGGCTCACGCCCGCGGCATCCGTCGTCACCGCCCCAGCCGGCGTGCGCGGCCTCCTCGCCGAGGTGCTCGTCGCGGACGACCTCGCCGCGGCCCGTGCCGCGGAGCCGGCGCTCGCCGCGCTCGATCGGCCGGTCACGGTCATCACGCGCGACGGCACCGTGATCGGGCGATTCGTCGTCCGCGGTGGCTCAGGGCGCAAGCAGAGCCGCATCGAGCTCATCGCCGAACGGGACCGCGCCGCAGCCCGCCTCGAGGAGGTGCGCGGCGAGATCGAACGCAGCCGTGCCGAGCTCGCCGAACAGCGGCAGCTCGTCGAGCAGTCGAAGGAGCAGTCCAAGCGTGCGCTCGCCGCGCTGCGCGAGTTCGACGCGCAGCTCGCCCAGCGCACCGAACGCCTGAATCGCGCGCGGGTCCAGGCCGAGGCCGCCGAAGCGGAGTCGGAGCGACTGCAGCAGGCCGCCGCGAACGCCGAGGAGCGGGTCGCCGAGGCCGAGCGCGCCGCCGACGAGGCGAAGGCCGCCGTCGAGGCGGCCCGTGCCGTGCCGCGGCCGGTGCTCGACGTGTCGGTGCGCGACGGCGCGCTCGCGTCGGTCGAGACGGCGCGCGAGGCCGAGGTCGAGGCGAAGCTCAAGCTCGAGACCGCGAAGGAGCGCGTGCGGGCCGAAGAGGCTCGGATCCGTGCGATGGAGACGCAGTTCGACCAGGAGCGCCGTGCCGCCGAGGAGGCCGCGCGCCGGGCCGTGATCCGTCGGGCCCAGCTGGATGCCGCCCGTCGTGTCGCCGGAGCACTGCCGCCGGCGCTCGCCTCGGTCGACGCCTCGGTCGCCGAGGCGCGCGTTGCGCTCGGCCGCGCCGAGGCCGAGCGCGCGAGTCGCAACGAGGAGCTCCAGTCCGTGCGCCGCGAAGAGGCCGCCGTGCGCGAGCGCCTGCAGTCGGTCACCGAGGACGTGCACGGGCTCGAGCTGCGCATCTACGAGAAGAAGCTGCACGTCACGGGCCTCGTCGAGCGCGCCGAGTCCGAGCTCGGCCTCGACGAGACGGTGCTCATCGCCGAGTACGGTCCCGAGCAGCCCGTCCCAGCAGAGACGGAGGACGGGGAGGACGTGCCGTTCCGTCGCGAGGAGCAGCAACGCAGACTCGCGGTCGCCGAGCGCAAGTACGCGCAGCTCGGTCGAGTCAACCCGCTCGCGCTCGAGGAGTTCGCCGCGCTCGAGCAGCGGCATCAGTTCCTGAGCGAGCAGCTCACCGACCTCGCGAACACGCGCAAGGACCTGCTGACGATCATCGAGGAGATCGACGGCAAGATGGAGTCCATCTTCCGCAGCGCGTTCGACGACACGAAGGCCGCGTTCGCCGAGGTGTTCCCGGTGCTCTTCCCCGGTGGCGCCGGCAGCATCTCGCTCACGAACCCCGACGACATGCTGACGACGGGCATCGAGGTGAGCGTGAAGCCCGCCGGCAAGAAGATCGAGCGGCTCTCGCTGCTCTCGGGCGGGGAGCGCTCGCTCGCGGCGGTCGCACTGCTCATGGCGATCTTCAAGGCGCGCCCCAGCCCGTTCTACATCATGGACGAGGTCGAGGCGGCCCTCGACGACGCGAACCTCGGGCGCCTCCTCACGACGTTCGAGAGCCTGCGCGACGCGAGCCAGCTCATCGTGATCACCCACCAGAAGCGCACGATGGAGATCGCCGACGCGCTCTACGGCGTCTCGATGCGCCAGGACGGCGTCTCGGCGGTCGTCGGCCAGCGGGTTCGCGAGGAGCGCGAGGAGCGCGCGAGCTGA
- a CDS encoding alpha-amylase family protein translates to MKITDRSDLWWKTAVVYCLDVETYMDWNDDGSGDFEGLAHRLDHLAELGVTCIWLMPFQPTPDRDDGYDITDFFGVDPRLGSLGDVAEFTRTARDRGMRVIIDLVMNHTSTRHPWFRSARRSRNSPFRDWYVWQDDPPKQPNAVFPGEEHSVWEFDERAGQYYLHSFYRHQPDLNIANAAVRDEIAKTVGFWLELGISGFRVDAVPFLIEPPDGVDIGDPHEFLRDLRRFLQRRSSDAVLLGEVNLPYAEQLDYFGRAGDAAELTMQFDFLGMQALYLSLAREDARPLAATLERRPPIEPEAQWANFVRNHDELTLDKLSESERAEVFDAFAPDERMRVYDRGIVRRLPPMLDGDPRRIRLVYSLLFSLPGTPVLFYGEEIGMGENLAQEGRQSVRTPMQWTDERNGGFSRAIPSRLVASPPTDGYAPEHVNVEAQMHDPDSLLSFIKRLATRYRSSPEIGWGELDVLPAEAHQVLAHRITADVGRFVAVHNFAPTPVLVPLELGPVAPDAVLSDLFAPDTYPLDERGRIEVHLEAYGYRWFRIVETDDRRLT, encoded by the coding sequence GTGAAGATCACCGATCGCAGCGACCTCTGGTGGAAGACGGCGGTCGTGTACTGCCTCGACGTCGAGACGTACATGGACTGGAACGACGACGGGTCCGGCGACTTCGAGGGGCTCGCCCACCGCCTCGACCACCTCGCCGAGCTCGGCGTGACCTGTATCTGGCTCATGCCCTTCCAGCCGACGCCCGACCGCGACGACGGCTACGACATCACGGACTTCTTCGGCGTCGACCCGCGGCTGGGCTCGCTCGGCGATGTCGCGGAGTTCACCCGCACCGCTCGCGACCGGGGTATGCGGGTGATCATCGACCTCGTCATGAACCACACCTCGACGCGGCATCCCTGGTTCAGGTCGGCACGTCGGAGCCGGAACTCGCCCTTCCGCGACTGGTACGTGTGGCAGGACGACCCGCCGAAGCAGCCGAACGCGGTCTTCCCGGGCGAGGAGCACTCCGTCTGGGAGTTCGACGAGCGCGCCGGCCAGTACTACCTGCACAGCTTCTACCGCCACCAGCCCGACCTCAACATCGCGAACGCCGCGGTGCGCGACGAGATCGCGAAGACGGTGGGCTTCTGGCTCGAGCTCGGCATCTCGGGCTTCCGGGTCGATGCCGTGCCGTTCCTGATCGAACCGCCCGACGGCGTCGACATCGGCGACCCGCACGAGTTCCTCCGAGACCTGCGCCGGTTCCTGCAGCGACGCTCGAGCGACGCGGTGCTGCTCGGCGAGGTCAACCTGCCCTATGCCGAGCAGCTCGACTACTTCGGGCGGGCCGGCGATGCGGCCGAGCTCACGATGCAGTTCGACTTCCTCGGCATGCAGGCGCTCTACCTGTCGCTGGCCCGGGAGGACGCGCGGCCCCTCGCTGCGACGCTCGAGCGGCGCCCGCCGATCGAGCCCGAGGCGCAGTGGGCGAACTTCGTGCGGAACCACGACGAGCTCACCCTCGACAAGCTCTCCGAGTCCGAGCGGGCCGAGGTGTTCGACGCGTTCGCACCCGACGAGCGGATGCGCGTGTACGACCGCGGCATCGTCCGTCGCCTGCCCCCGATGCTCGACGGCGACCCCCGCCGCATCCGCCTCGTCTACAGCCTGCTCTTCTCGCTTCCCGGCACGCCCGTGCTGTTCTACGGCGAGGAGATCGGCATGGGCGAGAACCTCGCGCAGGAGGGCCGGCAGTCCGTGCGCACCCCGATGCAGTGGACCGACGAACGCAACGGCGGATTCTCCCGGGCGATCCCGTCGCGGCTCGTCGCGTCGCCGCCGACCGACGGCTACGCACCGGAGCACGTGAACGTCGAGGCGCAGATGCACGACCCGGACTCACTGCTCTCGTTCATCAAGCGCCTCGCGACGAGGTACCGCAGCTCCCCCGAGATCGGCTGGGGCGAGCTCGACGTGCTGCCGGCCGAGGCGCACCAGGTGCTCGCCCACCGCATCACGGCCGACGTCGGGCGGTTCGTCGCCGTGCACAACTTCGCGCCCACGCCCGTCCTCGTGCCGCTCGAGCTCGGCCCCGTCGCACCCGACGCGGTCCTCTCCGACCTCTTCGCGCCCGACACCTACCCGCTCGACGAGCGCGGGCGCATCGAGGTGCACCTCGAGGCGTACGGTTACCGCTGGTTCCGCATCGTGGAGACCGACGACCGACGACTCACCTGA
- a CDS encoding TIGR03885 family FMN-dependent LLM class oxidoreductase produces the protein MTIVGFHASHEQLSPARLLDAVKRAEQAGFGAAMCSDHLAPWSVRQGHSGYAWSWLGAALEATRFSLGVVTAPGQRYHPAVAAQKIATLAEMYPGRFWAALGSGEAINEHVTGDDWPAKDVRDARLVETVDVMRRLLAGEEVSTDGLVRVDRARVWSRPAVPAPLLAAAVSAETAHEAAGWSDGVITVDQSPETLRSFIDAYRGAGGRGPIAVQVHLSWARTDDEALAIAHDQWRQSLVPAHLSWELERPEDFDARTADATPDEVAGTLVVSSDPSRHLDHLTRIAELGVDRIYLHHVGTEQAEFIDVFGDRVVPDLEAVTA, from the coding sequence ATGACGATCGTGGGCTTCCACGCCTCGCACGAACAGCTGTCGCCCGCCCGACTGCTCGACGCCGTGAAGCGCGCCGAGCAGGCAGGGTTCGGGGCGGCGATGTGCAGTGACCACCTCGCGCCATGGAGCGTCCGGCAGGGGCATTCGGGATACGCGTGGAGCTGGCTCGGAGCTGCCCTCGAGGCGACCCGGTTCTCGCTCGGCGTCGTGACCGCCCCCGGGCAGCGCTATCACCCGGCGGTCGCCGCGCAGAAGATCGCCACGCTCGCCGAGATGTACCCGGGACGCTTCTGGGCGGCGCTGGGCAGCGGCGAGGCGATCAACGAGCACGTCACGGGCGACGACTGGCCCGCGAAGGACGTGCGCGACGCGCGGCTCGTCGAGACCGTCGACGTGATGCGCCGGCTGCTCGCGGGCGAAGAGGTGTCGACCGACGGCCTCGTCCGTGTCGATCGCGCACGCGTGTGGAGCCGGCCGGCGGTGCCGGCGCCGCTCCTCGCCGCCGCCGTGAGCGCCGAGACGGCACACGAGGCGGCGGGATGGTCCGACGGCGTCATCACCGTCGACCAGTCGCCTGAGACGCTCCGCTCGTTCATCGACGCCTACCGCGGCGCCGGCGGCCGCGGCCCGATCGCGGTGCAGGTGCACCTGAGCTGGGCGCGGACCGACGACGAGGCACTCGCCATCGCCCACGACCAGTGGCGGCAGAGCCTCGTGCCCGCTCACCTCTCGTGGGAGCTCGAGCGGCCCGAGGACTTCGACGCCCGCACCGCGGATGCCACGCCCGACGAGGTCGCGGGCACCCTCGTCGTGTCGTCCGATCCGTCCCGCCATCTCGACCACCTCACACGGATCGCCGAGCTCGGCGTCGACCGCATCTACCTGCACCACGTCGGCACCGAGCAGGCCGAGTTCATCGACGTGTTCGGTGATCGGGTCGTGCCCGACCTCGAGGCGGTGACCGCGTGA
- the ftsY gene encoding signal recognition particle-docking protein FtsY: protein MAERSSWSLGNALRGIFGAKTIDEDTWDDLEAALITADFGPAVTEEIVDRIRAQVERYKTTDPKDVQRMLREIVEERLSKYDPTLKLTERPAVVLVVGVNGVGKTTTIGKFARFLRTYDRSVVVGAADTFRAAAVDQLATWAERAGVGIVRPEREGQDPASVAFQTVDKAKQDGTEIVIIDTAGRLHTKGGLMDELGKIKRVVEKQAPISEVLLVLDATTGQNGLAQAEAFIEHGGVTGLVLTKLDGSAKGGFVLAVQEKTGLPIKLIGQGEGIGDLTGFTPHVFAQKLVG from the coding sequence ATGGCAGAACGTTCTTCATGGTCGCTCGGCAACGCCCTGCGCGGCATCTTCGGGGCGAAGACGATCGACGAGGACACGTGGGACGACCTCGAGGCGGCGCTCATCACGGCCGACTTCGGCCCGGCGGTGACCGAGGAGATCGTCGATCGGATCAGGGCACAGGTCGAGCGGTACAAGACGACCGACCCGAAGGACGTGCAGCGGATGCTGCGCGAGATCGTCGAGGAGCGGCTGTCGAAGTACGACCCGACGCTGAAGCTGACCGAGCGGCCCGCGGTCGTGCTCGTCGTCGGGGTCAACGGCGTCGGCAAGACGACGACGATCGGCAAGTTCGCACGCTTCCTGCGCACGTACGACCGCTCGGTCGTGGTCGGCGCGGCCGACACCTTCCGTGCGGCCGCGGTCGACCAGCTCGCGACCTGGGCCGAGCGCGCGGGCGTCGGCATCGTGCGGCCGGAGCGTGAGGGCCAGGACCCGGCGTCGGTCGCGTTCCAGACCGTCGACAAGGCCAAGCAGGACGGCACCGAGATCGTCATCATCGACACCGCCGGCCGCCTGCACACGAAGGGCGGGCTCATGGACGAGCTCGGCAAGATCAAGCGCGTCGTCGAGAAGCAGGCGCCCATCAGCGAGGTGCTGCTCGTGCTCGACGCGACGACCGGCCAGAACGGGTTGGCGCAGGCCGAGGCCTTCATCGAGCACGGGGGAGTGACGGGCCTCGTGCTGACGAAGCTCGACGGCTCGGCGAAGGGCGGCTTCGTGCTCGCCGTGCAGGAGAAGACGGGCCTGCCCATCAAGCTCATCGGGCAGGGCGAGGGCATCGGAGACCTCACGGGCTTCACCCCGCACGTGTTCGCCCAGAAGCTCGTCGGATAA
- a CDS encoding DUF2004 domain-containing protein, whose protein sequence is MSLEHDYFGLVGDYWSETFEYADQRVEVVLDADADLVSIAALDVASAMVGELELIDDELRQAFVSQLDTKSSPVVRYLDTVLDPELEQADDIDAAIGRESGDRQVDALRSMSLVRVDLRPDADEPGDAFAEYEYALAPDDTDERLIVAIDLEREIVDVRFEG, encoded by the coding sequence ATGTCACTCGAACACGACTACTTCGGACTCGTCGGCGACTACTGGTCGGAGACGTTCGAGTACGCCGATCAGCGCGTCGAGGTCGTGCTCGACGCCGACGCCGACCTCGTGTCGATCGCCGCGCTCGACGTGGCGTCGGCGATGGTCGGCGAGCTCGAGCTCATCGACGACGAGCTGCGGCAGGCTTTCGTCAGCCAGCTCGACACGAAGAGCTCGCCCGTCGTGCGCTACCTCGACACGGTGCTCGACCCCGAACTCGAACAGGCCGATGACATCGATGCCGCCATCGGCCGCGAGTCGGGCGACCGCCAGGTCGACGCGTTGCGGTCGATGAGCCTCGTGCGCGTCGACCTGCGGCCCGACGCCGACGAACCTGGCGACGCCTTCGCCGAGTACGAGTACGCGCTCGCACCCGACGACACCGACGAGCGTCTCATCGTCGCGATCGACCTCGAACGCGAGATCGTCGACGTGCGGTTCGAGGGCTGA